A genomic region of Eucalyptus grandis isolate ANBG69807.140 chromosome 5, ASM1654582v1, whole genome shotgun sequence contains the following coding sequences:
- the LOC104447535 gene encoding cysteine proteinase inhibitor 1, with protein sequence MRFVILAAAAAAVLLLQVSASSATRTEALVGGSPEALVGGWRPIKNLSDPYVRGIAEFAIKAHNDEAETGLVLVKVMKGETQVVSGANYRLVVEVKDGADTKSFEVVVWDKPWEHSRRLTSFTAVPGKA encoded by the coding sequence ATGAGATTCGTCATcctcgctgctgctgctgccgccgtcctcctcctccaagtCTCGGCCTCCAGTGCCACCCGCACGGAGGCGCTGGTTGGGGGTTCCCCGGAGGCGCTGGTGGGGGGGTGGAGGCCGATAAAGAACCTGAGCGACCCGTACGTGAGGGGGATCGCTGAATTCGCCATCAAGGCGCACAATGACGAGGCCGAGACGGGTCTGGTGCTGGTGAAGGTGATGAAGGGCGAGACGCAGGTCGTGTCGGGGGCGAACTACAGGCTCGTCGTCGAGGTCAAGGATGGGGCCGACACGAAGAGCTTCGAGGTCGTCGTTTGGGACAAGCCGTGGGAGCATTCCAGGCGTCTCACTTCGTTTACGGCCGTTCCGGGCAAGGCGTGA
- the LOC120294127 gene encoding cysteine proteinase inhibitor 1-like: MRLLIVAAAAVLLLLQVLAAGATRTEPLVGGWEPIKNLNDPYVQEIAKFAIKTHNDQAKTGLVLEKVVKGETQVVAGTNYKLVVAAKDGADTKNFEAVVWDKPWEHFRSLTSFKPV; this comes from the coding sequence ATGAGACTCCtcatcgtcgccgccgccgccgtcctcctcctccttcaagtCTTGGCTGCCGGGGCCACCCGCACGGAGCCGCTGGTCGGGGGGTGGGAGCCGATAAAGAACCTAAACGACCCGTACGTCCAGGAGATCGCCAAGTTCGCCATCAAGACGCACAATGACCAGGCCAAGACGGGGCTGGTGCTGGAGAAGGTGGTGAAGGGCGAGACGCAGGTCGTGGCGGGGACGAACTACAAGCTCGTCGTCGCGGCCAAGGACGGGGCCGACACGAAGAACTTCGAGGCCGTCGTTTGGGACAAGCCGTGGGAGCATTTCAGGAGTCTCACGTCGTTCAAGCCCGTTTAG